TTTCAAAAGGAATAATAAGGATGTTTGGTGGTTTGAAAGCGCCTACACAAGAGATTTTTCAACAAGAGCTCAAAAGTTGGAAGAATCAAAAAAATCTATCATTAATGTTCTAGAAAAATATAAAGATACAAATGATTTAATGAAAAGGATAGCGAAGAACTTTAAGACATTTTATACCTCTGTGTACCTAAATGGGGTGTCGCAAAAAATATATCTGGAAGGCGATTCGATTTTATCTTCCGAAAGTTATGATATTGAAATATGCTTTATTTCAAAAGACCAGCGAAAAGGTCACCCCAGCTCAATGTATTATAATAGCGGATGGAAGGCGTTATTAATTTCTGGAGTAAGGCATCCGGATATATTATTTGCTGCGATCTTGTGCCATGAATTAGGTCATGCACTTTTCCATATTGTTGATAAAGCGCCATCAGCTGTTGCCGAACCTGGCTCCGATTTATTTATTCACGAAGAAGTCGTGATGCACGAGTTAGAAGCTGATATTATCGACAAAGGTACAAATGGTAAATATTATCAATATGTTGATAACTTAATAGCCAGTTTAAAAGGTAAAAAGAATTTTGTTGATATTTTAGAAAAAATTGGAGTACAAGATTTACGTGAATTAGATAAAATCACGGGAGCTGAGCAGTATGGACCGGCAGTAGCCAGAAATGCTAGCAGCGAATACTTCATTACAATTGGATTTCGTTTCATAGATCAGTGGGGAGGCGGTAGGTTGAAAAGAAAGATAGAATTCTATCGTTGGTTTACTGCGACTTTCAAGTAATTTATATTTAGAAATATATGACCTCGGTGTTTAAGCATTGAGGTCTTTTTATTTAGAATACTAGCCCGAAATAAAGAAAGCCTGACTTCAGGTACTTAAAGTCAGACTTCCTTTAGTACGCTTAAGCTATTTTATGCAAGAGAGATTCCTAAAATTAGTTTATTAATAATTTGTAGTTCTTCTTGGTTAAATTTTTGTAAAACAAATTTTTCCGCCGTGATTTTATTTAGAGATTCTGTGCGTATACCTATTCTAACACGTTTAAAGTTTTTAGTTTTAAGATAATTAATAATAGATTCAACCCCGTTATGGCCAGCAGAGCGGGAATCTACTGATGTTTTAATTTTACCTAATTCAATATCAATATCATCATGGATTACAGTTAGAGTTTCTGATAAGTCACTATTTTTCTCTTTCAAAATGCCAAATTTTTTAGGAAGTAATTTATAATAGGACATAAT
The genomic region above belongs to bacterium and contains:
- the pth gene encoding aminoacyl-tRNA hydrolase is translated as MNLIVGLGNPGKKYENTRHNVGFMAVDSIAKRLGLNWENNKKFNALICIHNNVIHIKPQTFMNNSGQAVQVIMSYYKLLPKKFGILKEKNSDLSETLTVIHDDIDIELGKIKTSVDSRSAGHNGVESIINYLKTKNFKRVRIGIRTESLNKITAEKFVLQKFNQEELQIINKLILGISLA